The Enterobacter asburiae sequence GCACCACGCGGTACAGCCAGCCGGTTTTACCCGCTTTTTGCAGCAGGGCCGACATATCCTGAATCCCGAAATGGTAGTTGAGCTTGAAGCACGGCGAGCGTGGCTGCGTCACCTGAATCAGGGCATCACCCCAGCGGTAGATATCGCCGATAAAGACGTTCTTTTCGGTGAGCCCTTCGGTAGAGAGATTTTCGCCAAACGCGGGCGCAACGAAGAGGTCCGCCTGCTCGGGGAATTCCGCTTTCCAGTGCTGGTAGTGCTCGCGCGGATAGTGACACAGCGCGCGCTCCGGCCCGCCGTGGATTTTCTTTTCGGCCTGCTCGTCACCCGCCAGCCCGAGATCGGTTAACGTCAGTTCACCGTCGACCTGCACTTTGGCGATGGCGCTCGGGCGGCTGCCGTCGTACTCCCTGACCTTGCCTGTAAATACGTTCACCGGGTAATGCATTGCTGCCTCCATTACGCAGATACAAAAAAAGCGAGTCATAAGACTCGCTTCTCACAGGCGTCAATGCAACCTTATTTTTTAGCGGCGAAACGCGCTGCTGCTTCGTCCCAGTTCACCACATCCCAGAACGCTTTGATGTAGTCAGGGCGACGGTTCTGGAACTTCAGGTAGTAAGCGTGTTCCCATACGTCCAGACCCAGGATTGGGAAGCCGGATGCGCCAGAGATCGCTTCACCCATCAGCGGGGAGTCCTGGTTAGCAGTAGACACTACCGCCAGCTTGTCGCCTTTCAGAACCAGCCACGCCCAGCCAGAGCCGAAACGGGTCGCAGCGGCTTTTTCGAATTCCGCTTTGAAGTTGTCAACGGAACCGAAGTCGCGCTCGATAGCCGCTTTCAGGTCGCCCTGCAGGGTGGTGCCGGTTTTCAGGCCTTTCCAGAACAGGCTGTGGTTAGCGTGACCGCCAGCGTTGTTACGCAGCACGGTTTTCTTGTCTGCTGGCAGCTGGTCCAGTTTGGTAATCAGCTCTTCAACAGGCAGGTTAGCGAACTCTGGCAGGCTTTCCAGCGCGGCGTTCGCGTTGTTCACATAGGTCTGGTGGTGTTTAGTGTGATGGATTTCCATCGTCTGCTTGTCGAAATGCGGTTCCAGTGCGTCGTAGGCATACGGCAGGGATGGCAGTGTATAACTCATAATCCTCTCCATTATTGTCGGGCGGCACAGCTGTTAATGCCGCGTAAGCAGTTGGTTCATTATAGTTAATTAAATGATATTGAAAATGATTATCAATGCCGTAGTTTTTATATGGTTATTCAGGTTTTGCCTAAACGCAAAATTGTGAGTCTGCTCACCAGGTTAACGCGCTGATTGCCATCCAAAACCAAAGTGCGGCAACCTTCTGAAGGTTCCTGAACCGCCTAATTTTTACACTCATCAAGTCGGGGGGAGGCCACCGGCTATAAAAACGATGAGGACGTAAAATGAATCATGCGATTACGATGGGTATCTTCTGGCATTTGATAGGCGCAGCCAGTGCAGCCTGTTTCTATGCCCCGTTCAAAAAGGTGAAAGGGTGGTCGTGGGAAACCATGTGGTCGGTTGGCGGTACCGTGTCCTGGCTGATTTTGCCATGGACCATTAGCGCCATGCTGCTCCCGGATTTCTGGGGCTACTTCACCTCCTTCAGTGCTTCCACCCTGCTGCCGGTGTTTCTGTTCGGCGCGATGTGGGGCATCGGCAACATTAACTACGGACTGACCATGCGCTACCTCGGGATGTCGATGGGTATCGGCATCGCGATTGGCATTACGCTGATCGTCGGCACGCTGATGACGCCCATTCTTAACGGTAATGTCGACGTGTTGATCAACACCAAAGGCGGGCAGATGACGCTGCTGGGCGTGCTTGTCGCGGTAATCGGCGTGGGTATCGTCACCCGAGCGGGTCAGCTGAAAGAGCGCAAGATGGGCATCAAAGCCGAAGACTTTAACCTGAAGAAAGGGCTGCTGCTGGCAGTGATGTGCGGCATCTTCTCGGCGGGCATGTCGTTCGCCATGAACGCCGCAAAACCCATGCACGAAGCGGCCGCCGCGCTGGGCGTCGACCCGCTGTACGTGGCGCTGCCAAGCTACGTGGTCATCATGGGCGGCGGCGCGCTGGTAAACCTCGGCTTCTGCTTCATTCGTCTGGCAAAAGTGAAGGATCTGTCGGTAAAAGCAGACTTCTCGCTGGCAAAATCCTTAATTATCACCAACGTGCTGCTTTCGATGCTGGGCGGCATCATGTGGTATCTGCAGTTCTTTTTCTACGCCTGGGGTCACGCCAGCATTCCGCCGCAGTACGACTACATAAGCTGGATGCTGCACATGAGCTTCTACGTGCTGTGCGGCGGGCTGGTTGGGCTGGTGCTGAAGGAGTGGAATAACGCCGGGCGTCGTCCGGTGGGCGTTCTGAGCCTGGGCTGCGTGGTGATCATCATTGCCGCTAACATTGTCGGCCTCGGCATGGCGAACTGATTACGCTGCCTTTCGACTACGATGACGCCACTGAACCGGCGTCATCCCCACCTCGCGATTAAACACCACCGAAAAGTAATTACTGTCCTCAAATCCGCAGCGCATCGCCACTTCACTGACCATCAGCTCCGTATGCTGCAACAAATACTGGGCGTGGCAGATGCGCAGCTGGCGCAGGTAGTGGTTCACCGTCATCCCCGTCTGGGTGCGGAACTGCTGGCGCAGTGCGCGCTCGCTGCACTGCTCCTGCTCGCAGAACTTTTCCAGCATGAAACTTTTGTTCAGGCTACCCGCAAGCCGGGCGATCAGCTTGTCCAGCAGCGCTTCCTGGGCGGTCGCGGAGGGGTTGTCGGTGGCATAACGATGGCGTTTAAGGGTCATGACCAACTGGGCGAAAAGCAGCTCCGCCATCGGGTTTGCCACCGAATCGTGCTTTTGGCTCTCCTGCTCCAGCTGGGAGATCGTCTGGCGCACCTGAGCCATGCCGTTGCTGCTTAAGCGCCAGTGGGGTTCGCCTCTGGCATTGAGAAAACCGGGGATATGAGCCGCCCAGTCAACATTCAGTTTGAGCCTGTCCGGGCAGTAGATAACGTTCTGCAAAACCAGATCGTTAACCGAGGCGTAAGCGTGTTTGTCTTCGCCGCGGATGTAAAACAGATCGCCACGCGTGATGCGGTAGGGCCGGTCGTTGAGGATGTGTAAGCCGTTGCCGCGCCAAACGAGCACCAGCTCGCAAAACTCGTGGGTATGCTCGGCAAAGACATTTTGCGGGTAGCGGTCGGCCACCGCGACGGCCTGACTCGCGGAGGCAAAAAAATCATCTTTGCGAAGAATTAACTGAGCGGCCACACCACAACCTCTACGGTGAATAACCGGACATTATTAGCCATTTTGCGGCAATAAAACGGTGATTGCCTTCGCGTTACTGGATTGAAGCATCCTTCCCCTGACGGATATCGCGCGGCGACCAGCTAAACTCGCGACGAAAAAGGGTCGAAAAGTGATTACTGTCGCCGAAACCGCAGCGATACGCGATATCCGTGACGCTTTCGTCGGTGTGACGTAAAAGGTGACGCGCTTTAATCAGGCGCAGGCGGTTGAGGTAGCGCTGCGGCGTGAGCCCGGTGTGCTGCTTGAGCTGACGATGCAGCGTGCGTAACGACAGCGAAAAATCATCCGCCAGCGTTTCCCAGCACACGTCCTCGGCGAAATGGTCCTCCAGCCAGGCCATCAGTTGGTTCAGCCGCGCGTCGTTATTTGCCAGCCCTTCCACCAGGCTGCTGCGACGCAACAGCACCAGCAGCTGCATAAACAGCAGCTCGCGGGTGGCAATGGCATGGGTCTCCTGCCCGTCCTCGCTCTGCTCCATTTGATTCACCAGCTGGCGCACCTGCTGCAACGTGGACTGATTCACCCGCCAGTGAGACGGGTAGTGTCCATCCTGCTCCTGGGGCAGTAGCTTGTTCAATCCCGACAGAAACTGGAACGCGTCCGGCGAACGATAGAGCACGTTGGTCAGACACAGGTTGTCGGTATGTTCATACAAATGCCTGTCGCGATCGCGCACGAAGCACACCATACCGCCGCTGATGGTGTATGGCTGGCCGTTGAAGACATGAATGCCTGTCCCATGCTCGACAATCACAATTTCATGAAAATCATGATGATGTTCAGGAAACGCGGCCTGCGGGAGCCGTGGCTCAATCGCGATCGGAGATGTTCCCGACGGGAAAAAATCGACGCTGTGCAGTACGGTCATAGCGGCCCCCACCAATGAGAAAAGTTCTCAAAATAGTAATTAAGGCCTTCCACACTCACCTTAAATTTTTGACAGCAAACGTCGCAAAGACTGTCCGTTTTTCAAGAAACAGACGAAAAAATCGGGAAATGCGGTCAGCGTCACATTGCCCTAAAACCCCGCCCTCACTGGAAATTGTGAACTCCCTCACGTTCATCTTTGCTTCCTTGCCAGCGCGAGATTCGTGCTGTCAGTGACGAGAAGGTGGCCTTTTCTTCCCTTTTTTACACTCAGCACCAATGACTTAAGAAGGGACCTGATCATGACTTTTCGCCATTGTGTAGCTGTCGATTTAGGCGCATCCAGCGGCCGCGTAATGCTCGCCACCTGGGACTGCGGCAAGCGCACACTCACGCTTCGCGAAATGCACCGTTTCGCCAACAGCCTGCAAAAACAGGACGGTTTTGATACCTGGGATATTGATGCCCTGGAAGCGGAGATCCGCACCGGGCTGAACAACGTCTGCAATGATGGCATACGCATCGACAGCATCGGCATTGATACCTGGGGCGTGGATTACGTTCTGCTCGACAGCCACGGCGAACGCATCGGCCTGCCCGTCTCGTATCGAGACAGCCGCACCGACGGGCTGATGGCACAGGCCATAGCCCAGCTTGGCAAACACAACATCTATGGCCGCAGCGGCATTCAGTTTCTGCCGTTTAACACGCTGTATCAGCTGCGCGCGCTGGTTGAGCAGCAGCCGGAGCTGGTCAAAAAGGTGGCGCATGCACTGCTCGTCCCGGACTACTTAAGCTACCGGCTGACCGGCAACATGAACTGGGAATACACCAACGCCACCACCACGCAGCTGGTCAACATCAACACCGATAGCTGGGATGAACACCTGCTGGCCTGGACGGGTGCCTCACCTTCCTGGTTCGGCACGCCGACCCATCCGGGTAATGCGATCGGGCAGTGGCTCTGCCCGCAGGGGAACGCCATCCCTGTTGTCGCCGTCGCCAGTCACGATACCGCCAGCGCGGTGATTGCATCCCCGCTGGCCAGCAAAGACGCGGCCTACCTCTCTTCCGGCACCTGGTCGCTGATGGGCTTTGAGAGCAAAACGCCATACACCAGCGACGCCGCAATGACGGCGAACATCACTAATGAAGGCGGTGCCGAAGGGCGCTACCGCGTGCTGAAGAACATCATGGGACTCTGGCTGCTCCAGCGAATGCTGAAAGAGCAGCATATTTTCGACCTGCCGGCGCTTATCGCCGAAACCGAAAAGCTGCAGGCCTGTACGTTCCTGATCAACCCGAATGACGACCGCTTTATTAACCCGGTGCATATGAGCGCCGAAATCCAGGCCGCCTGTTTCGAGACCGGACAGCCGGTCCCGTCCCGTCCTGCCGAGCTGGCGCGCTGTATTTTTGACAGCCTCGCCCTGCTCTACGCTGATGTTCTGAACGAGCTGGCGAGCCTGCGCGGCAAACCGTTCAGCCAGTTGTATATCGTGGGCGGCGGCTGCCAGAACCAGTTGCTGAACCAGCTCTGCGCCGACGCCTGCGGCATCACCGTGGTGGCGGGTCCGGTGGAGGCCTCGACGCTCGGCAACATCGGTATTCAACTGATGGCCCTGGACGAACTTTCAGACGTCGATGAATTCCGTTCGGTGGTCACCGCGAATACCCGCCTGACTACTTTCATCCCTAATCCCTGCCATGAAATTGCCCGCTACCGGGCGCAGTTTCAGCAAAAACGACTGACTAAGGAGCTTTGCGCATGACCACTCAACTTGAACAAGCCTGGGATCTGGCTAAACAGCGTTTCGCCGCCGTTGGCGTGGATGTCGAAGCAGCGCTGCACCAGCTCGACCGTCTGCCTGTCTCCATGCACTGCTGGCAGGGCGATGACGTCGCTGGCTTCGAGAACCCGGGCGGTTCCCTGACGGGTGGCATTCAGGCGACGGGTAACTACCCGGGTAAAGCGCGCAACGCCACCGAACTGCGTGCAGACCTGGAGCTGGCACTGAGCCTGATCCCCGGGCCAAAACGCCTGAACCTGCACGCGATCTATCTGGAGTCCGACGAGCCGGTGGCGCGTAACGCGATTAAACCGGAACACTTTAAAAACTGGGTGGAATGGGCAAAAGCCAACAGGCTGGGCCTGGACTTCAACCCCTCCTGCTTCTCGCACCCGCTCAGCGCGGACGGCTTTACCCTCTCCCATGCCAACGATGAAATCCGTCAGTTCTGGATCGACCACGTGAAGGCCAGCCGCCGCGTCTCGGCTTATTTTGGTGAACAGCTTGGCACGCCGTCAGTGATGAACATCTGGATCCCGGACGGCATGAAAGACATCACCGTCGACCGCCTGGCCCCGCGTCAGCGTCTGCTGGCCGCGCTGGATGAGGCCATCAGCGAAAAACTGGATCCGGCACACCACATCGATGCGGTGGAGAGCAAGCTGTTCGGCATTGGCGCGGAGAGCTATACCGTCGGCTCGAATGAGTTCTACATGGGTTACGCCACCAGCCGCCAGACCGCGCTGTGCCTGGATGCCGGTCACTTCCACCCGACCGAGGTGATCTCCGACAAAATCTCCGCCGCCATGCTCTTCGTGCCGCGCCTGCTGCTGCACGTCAGCCGTCCGGTGCGCTGGGACAGCGACCACGTGGTGCTGCTGGATGACGAAACCCAGGCGATTGCCAGCGAAATCATCCGTCATGACCTCTTCGACCGCGTGCACATCGGCCTCGACTTCTTTGACGCCTCCATCAACCGTATCGCGGCATGGGTGATCGGCACTCGCAATATGAAGAAAGCCCTGCTGCGCGCGCTGCTGGAGCCAACCGCGGCGCTGAAACAGCTGGAAGCAAACGGCGACTACACCGCGCGCCTGGCGCTGCTGGAAGAGCAAAAATCCCTGCCGTGGCAGGCCGTTTGGGAGATGTACTGCCAGCGTAACGACGTGCCGGCAGGCAGCCAGTGGCTGGAAAACGTGCGGGCGTATGAGAAAGACGTGTTGAGTCAGCGCGGATAGCTGACCCCTCACCCCTGCCCTCTCCCCAAAGGGGAGAGGGAGCAAACCATCCCCTCGCCCCTTTGGGGAGAGGGTTAGGGTGAGGGGAAACTCTCACCGCGATAACTGGAAAATAAAGACTATGCAGACTATCACCCACTCCTGGTTCGTCCAGGGCATGATCAAAGCCACCTCCGACGCCTGGCTGAAGGGCTGGGACGAGCGCAACGGTGGCA is a genomic window containing:
- the yiiM gene encoding 6-N-hydroxylaminopurine resistance protein — encoded protein: MHYPVNVFTGKVREYDGSRPSAIAKVQVDGELTLTDLGLAGDEQAEKKIHGGPERALCHYPREHYQHWKAEFPEQADLFVAPAFGENLSTEGLTEKNVFIGDIYRWGDALIQVTQPRSPCFKLNYHFGIQDMSALLQKAGKTGWLYRVVLAGQVSADAPLELASRLSDVSVYDACAIAWHMPFDDEQYHHLLSAAGLSTSWTRTMQKRRLSGKIEDNSRRLWGK
- the sodA gene encoding superoxide dismutase [Mn]; amino-acid sequence: MSYTLPSLPYAYDALEPHFDKQTMEIHHTKHHQTYVNNANAALESLPEFANLPVEELITKLDQLPADKKTVLRNNAGGHANHSLFWKGLKTGTTLQGDLKAAIERDFGSVDNFKAEFEKAAATRFGSGWAWLVLKGDKLAVVSTANQDSPLMGEAISGASGFPILGLDVWEHAYYLKFQNRRPDYIKAFWDVVNWDEAAARFAAKK
- the rhaT gene encoding L-rhamnose/proton symporter RhaT; amino-acid sequence: MNHAITMGIFWHLIGAASAACFYAPFKKVKGWSWETMWSVGGTVSWLILPWTISAMLLPDFWGYFTSFSASTLLPVFLFGAMWGIGNINYGLTMRYLGMSMGIGIAIGITLIVGTLMTPILNGNVDVLINTKGGQMTLLGVLVAVIGVGIVTRAGQLKERKMGIKAEDFNLKKGLLLAVMCGIFSAGMSFAMNAAKPMHEAAAALGVDPLYVALPSYVVIMGGGALVNLGFCFIRLAKVKDLSVKADFSLAKSLIITNVLLSMLGGIMWYLQFFFYAWGHASIPPQYDYISWMLHMSFYVLCGGLVGLVLKEWNNAGRRPVGVLSLGCVVIIIAANIVGLGMAN
- the rhaR gene encoding HTH-type transcriptional activator RhaR — translated: MAAQLILRKDDFFASASQAVAVADRYPQNVFAEHTHEFCELVLVWRGNGLHILNDRPYRITRGDLFYIRGEDKHAYASVNDLVLQNVIYCPDRLKLNVDWAAHIPGFLNARGEPHWRLSSNGMAQVRQTISQLEQESQKHDSVANPMAELLFAQLVMTLKRHRYATDNPSATAQEALLDKLIARLAGSLNKSFMLEKFCEQEQCSERALRQQFRTQTGMTVNHYLRQLRICHAQYLLQHTELMVSEVAMRCGFEDSNYFSVVFNREVGMTPVQWRHRSRKAA
- the rhaS gene encoding HTH-type transcriptional activator RhaS, producing the protein MTVLHSVDFFPSGTSPIAIEPRLPQAAFPEHHHDFHEIVIVEHGTGIHVFNGQPYTISGGMVCFVRDRDRHLYEHTDNLCLTNVLYRSPDAFQFLSGLNKLLPQEQDGHYPSHWRVNQSTLQQVRQLVNQMEQSEDGQETHAIATRELLFMQLLVLLRRSSLVEGLANNDARLNQLMAWLEDHFAEDVCWETLADDFSLSLRTLHRQLKQHTGLTPQRYLNRLRLIKARHLLRHTDESVTDIAYRCGFGDSNHFSTLFRREFSWSPRDIRQGKDASIQ
- the rhaB gene encoding rhamnulokinase, which produces MTFRHCVAVDLGASSGRVMLATWDCGKRTLTLREMHRFANSLQKQDGFDTWDIDALEAEIRTGLNNVCNDGIRIDSIGIDTWGVDYVLLDSHGERIGLPVSYRDSRTDGLMAQAIAQLGKHNIYGRSGIQFLPFNTLYQLRALVEQQPELVKKVAHALLVPDYLSYRLTGNMNWEYTNATTTQLVNINTDSWDEHLLAWTGASPSWFGTPTHPGNAIGQWLCPQGNAIPVVAVASHDTASAVIASPLASKDAAYLSSGTWSLMGFESKTPYTSDAAMTANITNEGGAEGRYRVLKNIMGLWLLQRMLKEQHIFDLPALIAETEKLQACTFLINPNDDRFINPVHMSAEIQAACFETGQPVPSRPAELARCIFDSLALLYADVLNELASLRGKPFSQLYIVGGGCQNQLLNQLCADACGITVVAGPVEASTLGNIGIQLMALDELSDVDEFRSVVTANTRLTTFIPNPCHEIARYRAQFQQKRLTKELCA
- the rhaA gene encoding L-rhamnose isomerase, which translates into the protein MTTQLEQAWDLAKQRFAAVGVDVEAALHQLDRLPVSMHCWQGDDVAGFENPGGSLTGGIQATGNYPGKARNATELRADLELALSLIPGPKRLNLHAIYLESDEPVARNAIKPEHFKNWVEWAKANRLGLDFNPSCFSHPLSADGFTLSHANDEIRQFWIDHVKASRRVSAYFGEQLGTPSVMNIWIPDGMKDITVDRLAPRQRLLAALDEAISEKLDPAHHIDAVESKLFGIGAESYTVGSNEFYMGYATSRQTALCLDAGHFHPTEVISDKISAAMLFVPRLLLHVSRPVRWDSDHVVLLDDETQAIASEIIRHDLFDRVHIGLDFFDASINRIAAWVIGTRNMKKALLRALLEPTAALKQLEANGDYTARLALLEEQKSLPWQAVWEMYCQRNDVPAGSQWLENVRAYEKDVLSQRG